The genomic segment GTGGTTTTGGCAATACACAAGGTACAAGTGCCACTCAGTTTATAATAATTATTCCAATTATGGGAATTCCGATGTTGTTATTTTGGTTGTTCAACAAATTTGTTGGTGGTAATTCTGGTTACATAGTTGTAGCATCAATAGGTGTTATAAGTCTGCTTTGTAAAAATTACGCGATGAATTTTATTGAGAAAAAATACATAAAAGACAAATATATTATGATTAACGCATTCGGAAAAGAAGCCTAATACCAAACTTAAAAGAAAACACAATGATTACAATAGATACAATATCAAAAAAATACGGAAAAGCAGAAGTTTTAAATGTTGAAAAAATAGAGATTCCAACAGGACAAAGTTTTGGTTTGGTGGGGAATAATGGCGCAGGAAAAACAACATTATTCAATATATTATTAGATTTAATTAGACCTACAACAGGTACAATTTCCAATCATAATATCGTGGTAAACGAAAGTGAAGAATGGAAGAATTTTACAGGTTCTTTTATAGATGAATCTTTTTTAATTGGCTATTTAACACCAGAAGAATATTTCGATTTTATTGGTGATTTACGAGGCATGAACAAGGCAGATGTTGCAAAATTCTTATCAAAATTTGATGAATTTTTCAATGGAGAAATTGTTGGGAAAAAGAAATATCTAAGAGATTTAAGCAAGGGAAACCAGAAAAAAGCAGGAATTGTTGCTGCTTTAATGGGCAATCCACAAGTAGTAATTTTAGATGAGCCGTTTGCTAACTTAGATCCAACCACACAAATTAGACTAAAAAAAATAATTAAAGAACTAACCGAAAACAGCCAAATTACGGTTTTAGTTTCTAGTCACGATTTAACCCACGTAACAGAAGTTTGCGAAAGAATTGTGGTTTTAGACAAAGGAGCAGTTGTAAAAGACATCGAAACTTCGGAAGCAACTTTACAAGAACTGGAGAGTTATTTTGCTTTGTAGATTTTTGTAATATTAAACGCAAAGTCGCAAAGTCGCAAAGATGCAAAGATGCAAAGTTGCAAAGTTTTAGAATTGCAAAATATTTCCACCAAGATTGGCTATGTTTTCTATGTTTCTATGTTTCTATGTGGTAAAACACACTGGTTTTCGCAGAAATTAAACGCAAAGTCGCAAAGATGCAAAGTTGTAGAGTTACAAAGTTTTCCACCAAGATTGGCTATGTTTTTAAGTGGTAAAACACACAGATTTTAGAAGAAGATAATCCTAATCTTTACAAGGATAAATGAAAAAGATAATGTAAGGCTGTGCTTGTCGAAGTTTTTATTTTGAAACAAAAGAAAGGCGATTCTTAATTTATTACTATTTTTACACTCTTATTTATACTATTTTCGACAGAATTTAGTTTTAGATAAGAGTTTTTTCAATATATGAAACACATAAAAAAAATCCTTTTTATTGCCATTGCTTTTGGAGCAATATATTCTTGTAGCACAAAAAAAGATACTGTTCTTAGTAGAAATTTTCATGCTATGACTGCCTATTTCAACATTCTTTTTAATGGAGAAGAAGCATTTAAACAAGGAATTAAAGGCATTAACGAAGGGTATAAAGACGATTGGTTTAAACAATTACCCATAGAACCCATAGAATTTGACGATCGAAAAATTGTTGCTCCCACTTTTAAAAATTCTGGAATGGGCGCAGGTTTTGGAGATGTTAAAGAAGAAGAGCAAAAAAGTGCAGGTACTCCATTCGAAAAAGCAGAAGAAAAAGCTGTAAAAGCCATTCAAAAACATGGAATGAATATCGATGGTTTAGAAAGAAACCGTCAAATAGACGATGCTTATTTATTATTAGGGAAATCACGTTATTATTCACAACGATTTATTCCTGCGATTGAAGCTTTTAATTATGTAATTGCAAATTATCCTGATGCAAATTTAATTGCAGAAACAAAAATATGGAGAGCAAAATCGAACATTCGTCTAGACAACGAAGAATTTGCGATAGAATCTATGAAGCTTTTAATGGTTGTAAAAGATACTTTAGAACCCGATTTTCCAGACGAAATTAAAGAACAAGCTTACACAACTTTGGCAATGGCGTATGTAAAAGCAGACAGCATTCAAAAAGTAAAAAGATACTTACAATTAGCTACAAGAACACAAGAAAATAGAGATCAGACTGCAAGAAACCTATTTATTTTAGGGCAAATTTATGCTCAAGAAAATAAAAAAGATTCTGCAACAATGGTTTTTAATCGATTAACAGAATTTAAAAAAGCACCTTACAAATATAAAATTCATGCAAATATAGAATTGGCAAGAAATGCCAATAACGATTCTATATCTAATAGTTTGTTGGCAAAAATGCAAAAACTGATTAAAAATAGAGACAACAGGCCTTATTTAGACGAGTTGTATTATCAAGTTGCAACTTTGCACGAAAAAAACGACAGCTTAAAATTAGCGACAGAATATTACAACAAATCGCTAAGAGCTTTAAATGGAGGAGACAAACAAAAAACATTTACTTACGAAAACTTAGGAAATTTGTATTTTAAGAATTCGGAATATCAATTAGCGAGTGCTTATTACGATAGCGTTTTAAACGTTTCTCAAGACAGTTTAGACTTGCGAATTCGACGTGTAAAAAGAAAACATAAAAACCTAGCTTCCTTAATTAAGTTCGAAGATATTGTAGAAAGACACGATAGTATTCTAAGAATTGCATCACTTTCTAAAACAGAACAAGAAACGTATTTTCAAAATTATATCGACGATTTAAAAGTAAGAGACGAAGAAGCAGCACAATTAAAATTAAATCAATTAGCCTTTGGTGGTTCTTTTGGAGGAAGTTCTTTGCAATCTGCTAAAAAAGGAAAATGGTATTTTTACAATCAGCAAACCTTAGCTTTTGGTAAAACTGAATTTCAAAGAGTTTGGGGAAACAGAAAGTTAGAAGACAATTGGCGTTATTCAGAAAAAACAAGCAATGCCATTTCTAAGACAGATTCTGTTGCGACTGTAACCAGAGATACAAGATACGATTTGGCGAGTTATTTAGAGAAAATCCCAACAGATAAACAATTAATAGATAGTCTAAAAACAGATAGAAATCAGGCTTTATACGAATTAGGAATCATCTATAAAGAACAGTTTAAAAACAGAGATTTAGCGATAAAACGTTTGGAAAGAGTTGCAACTTTACAACCAAGAGAAAAATTAATATTGCCTATAAACTGGCATTTATATCAAATTTATAACGATGCTGGCAAAACAGTTAAAGCTTTAAAATATAAAAACACGATTCTTACAAACTACCCAAACACGGTTTTTGCTCAGTTGATTAAAAATCCAGAGAAAAAGTTCGAAGAAAACGTAAAAGTTAGCGAAGTAGAAAAATCGTATAAAAAACTTTATTACTTATATAAAAAAGGCGAGTATAAAAACGTATTAATAGGAGTTAACGATATTTTACCAACAATAGGAAATTCGAAATTAAAACCAAAGTTCGAGCTTTTAAAAGCCTATGCAATTGGTAAATATTTACCAAAAGAAATTTATAAAGAAGCATTAGAATTTGTTAAAATTAACTATGGAAATTCAGAAGAAGGAAAGAAAGCAAAAGAAATCTTAGAACAATTAAACAAATAAGTATGTTTAACAGTAAAGAAAAAAAACAGGTAAAACCAAAAGTTATGGAAAGAAATGTTGTTGCAAAAAACACAACCATTGTTGGAGATATTAAATCTGATGGCGATTTTAGAATCGATGGAACCTTAGAAGGAACACTAAAAACCCAAGGTCGTGTTATTATTGGTGTAGATGGTTTTATAAAAGGAAATGTAGAAGCTACAAATGCAGATATCGAAGGAAAATTTTCTGGAACCTTACAAGTTGCTAAAACCTTAACGATTAAAGGAACTGCAAATATTTCTGGAGAGGTAACCATTGGAAAATTATCAATAGAACCTGGTGCCGCCTTTAATGCAACTTGTGCAATGAAAGGCGCATTAAAAGAAATGAACACTGGTAAAGATGGAAAAAAAGCCTCAGAAAAAACCGCTTAACAAAGCCATTGCACTTTCTGGTGCAGGTTTACAAATGGGGTTAACCATTTATTTAGGTTTTTTATTAGGAAAATGGTTAGACAAACAATTCCATTTTTCTTTCTTAACAGAAACCATTACGTTATTAGCGATTTTTTTAGCCATGTATTCTTTGATAAAACAAGCTAATAAAATTAATGAATAAAGATATTTTTCGGTACATTTTGGTGTTTGTTGGTCTTTTTTTAATTGGCTATTATACGCACTTAAAAATTTTAGATTTACAAGGTTTAAAATTGCAGTTTTCTTTGGAGAAAGTGTATCTATTTCACACCTTTTTTTCAGCATTAATATCCATAAATTTAAGGTTTGTTTCTACTGTTAATAAACTTTTTCCTCAGTTAGGTTTTATCTATTTAGGTACTTTAGTTGTTAAGTTAATTTTGTTCGCTATATTTTTCTACAATCCTTTGTTTACAGTAGATTCGTTTAGTTTTGCTGAAAAAATCTCGTTGTTTATTCCACTTTTTATTTTTTTATTAACAGAAGCTATTTTTGTTGTAAAAATACTCAACCAAAAAGATTCAAAAATTATTCAATAAAAAAAGGTTTGTAGTTTTGAATTATTGCGTACCTTTGCGCCGAATTTAGAAAGCGTATTTTTACAATGAAGGTTGCACAAAAAACAATCCAATTTCTTACAATAGTAGCAATAGCCCTTTTTACAGCGGTTAGTTTTGCATCAGGATCTGATAAAAAACAAGATCACGATACTGATGGTGGTCGTGTAAATACGAAAGCAGAAGTAGATGCCTATATTCTACATCACATTAAAGATTCTCACGATTTTTCTTTATTTTCTTACACAAGTGATTCAGGAGAAAGAAAACATGTTGGTTTTCCATTACCAGTAATTTTATGGACAAGCGAAGGTTTGGTTACTTTTATGTCTTCAGAATTTCATCATAATGACGATGGTCATGTAATTGTTGAAAAAAAAGGTTTAAAATTCGCAAAAATTCATTCTAAAATATACGAATTAGATAAAGGTGCTTCTACAGTTGTTTTTGATGAAAATCATCATGCAGAAAATGCACACAAAGTTTTAGATTTTTCAATTACAAAAAGTGCTTTCGGTATTTTATTAATTGGATTATTGTTGTTATTCTGGTTCTCTAGATTGGCAAAACAATACAAAACTAAAAATGTTCCT from the Polaribacter cellanae genome contains:
- a CDS encoding AtpZ/AtpI family protein, with protein sequence MEKKPQKKPLNKAIALSGAGLQMGLTIYLGFLLGKWLDKQFHFSFLTETITLLAIFLAMYSLIKQANKINE
- a CDS encoding tetratricopeptide repeat protein, whose protein sequence is MKHIKKILFIAIAFGAIYSCSTKKDTVLSRNFHAMTAYFNILFNGEEAFKQGIKGINEGYKDDWFKQLPIEPIEFDDRKIVAPTFKNSGMGAGFGDVKEEEQKSAGTPFEKAEEKAVKAIQKHGMNIDGLERNRQIDDAYLLLGKSRYYSQRFIPAIEAFNYVIANYPDANLIAETKIWRAKSNIRLDNEEFAIESMKLLMVVKDTLEPDFPDEIKEQAYTTLAMAYVKADSIQKVKRYLQLATRTQENRDQTARNLFILGQIYAQENKKDSATMVFNRLTEFKKAPYKYKIHANIELARNANNDSISNSLLAKMQKLIKNRDNRPYLDELYYQVATLHEKNDSLKLATEYYNKSLRALNGGDKQKTFTYENLGNLYFKNSEYQLASAYYDSVLNVSQDSLDLRIRRVKRKHKNLASLIKFEDIVERHDSILRIASLSKTEQETYFQNYIDDLKVRDEEAAQLKLNQLAFGGSFGGSSLQSAKKGKWYFYNQQTLAFGKTEFQRVWGNRKLEDNWRYSEKTSNAISKTDSVATVTRDTRYDLASYLEKIPTDKQLIDSLKTDRNQALYELGIIYKEQFKNRDLAIKRLERVATLQPREKLILPINWHLYQIYNDAGKTVKALKYKNTILTNYPNTVFAQLIKNPEKKFEENVKVSEVEKSYKKLYYLYKKGEYKNVLIGVNDILPTIGNSKLKPKFELLKAYAIGKYLPKEIYKEALEFVKINYGNSEEGKKAKEILEQLNK
- a CDS encoding DUF6168 family protein → MNKDIFRYILVFVGLFLIGYYTHLKILDLQGLKLQFSLEKVYLFHTFFSALISINLRFVSTVNKLFPQLGFIYLGTLVVKLILFAIFFYNPLFTVDSFSFAEKISLFIPLFIFLLTEAIFVVKILNQKDSKIIQ
- a CDS encoding ABC transporter ATP-binding protein → MITIDTISKKYGKAEVLNVEKIEIPTGQSFGLVGNNGAGKTTLFNILLDLIRPTTGTISNHNIVVNESEEWKNFTGSFIDESFLIGYLTPEEYFDFIGDLRGMNKADVAKFLSKFDEFFNGEIVGKKKYLRDLSKGNQKKAGIVAALMGNPQVVILDEPFANLDPTTQIRLKKIIKELTENSQITVLVSSHDLTHVTEVCERIVVLDKGAVVKDIETSEATLQELESYFAL
- a CDS encoding bactofilin family protein, with product MFNSKEKKQVKPKVMERNVVAKNTTIVGDIKSDGDFRIDGTLEGTLKTQGRVIIGVDGFIKGNVEATNADIEGKFSGTLQVAKTLTIKGTANISGEVTIGKLSIEPGAAFNATCAMKGALKEMNTGKDGKKASEKTA